TTTTGTCATTTCCAGGCAAATAATATTATGCAAAAATCGGACATGTAAAATGGCCAGAGGGATGAGTAAGCGGGCAAGGTGGCTTGcaggtgtgcgtgtgtgccaaCGCAACGACCCCCACCTCCTTGTGCACCCCACCCCCCTCCCACTCATTCCACTAATTGCTTCCACTACGGAAAACGGAAAACACAATGCCGGCGCTTTATCACGCTTATCAGCAAACAACGTAAGCGCAACGTAATGACTAATCGGTATGTTAACCGCTTTTTTCGAAACTGTCAACCACCTGTAGCTCGGTGAATTATTCCCGACTTTTCGACTTTTCTCGCCGACGATGGCGTAATTGTTTTGATAATGCAAACAATGAGCGCTTGTCCATTTTTAGCCGGGCGACATTGAAgagaaattaaaagtaaataagggGGGAAGGTCGCCGAGTATCggcgtttaataattaatttgctgGCCAATTTTGGCAAGTCGCGCGCCGCATGCTTTATGCTTTGGCCAAATATGGCCGGGTTttccttttagtttttcaaattgttttgcCTTTTTCAGCAAACTGAGaattgagcaaaaaaaatatcactaaTACCATTTAGCGGTCTTATCGGACGCTCTCTTTCTGCCACCCGCACAGCAGCTGGGCGAGGGAAAGGGAGAGCAACAGGTGGCCGGCGAGTACCGTTAGGCATTCCAGCAATTGCGTAACTAATTAAACAATTGCCCGCAATTAAGTAAACATATTTGCCCAAATTAATGGAATACTTTTATCGCGGGGAATGGGAAAGTTTGAGATTTTCAtatgaatatataaaatcgaTTTTAGGCAATTTACCTAGTGAAAGGTGAGAGAAATAAGTGGTGTGAATATGAACCAAGTGGGTCAAGATTTACAACAGCTAAAGCGAAAGAAAACGCGAGGGCCGCCTAAAGACCCTGGGGCCATCGAAGGGTTAAGGCACAGATAGAAAATCGCGAAAAGGCGAAGACGACGACGTAATCGCTTTGCAATGCGAAAAGAAGCAGCCACAAATTGGAGCAATTGCAGAAGAACTAGAACCTAACCAAACTTTGGAGTCCCCTTtcacggcaacaacaacaacgagttGGCTTCTTCGCTTAATTTTGGAATATATAGAAGATTTAGAAAGGTGATTAGTAACGAAATTTCGACTGAACCACTAATTACCCGCTTGAGTTGTGTGTTCATGATGTTGTGCAGCTCGTTCCGTATGATGTTGAACTTCATCATGGTGTCCGAACTGAAGATGGATCTGCCAAAGGCCAATCCCGGATAATCTGCGCAGCGTCCCTTGTTCCTTCGCGCCTCCCGCTCCGCCACAATCTCGGCCGCCTCGCTGGTGCATCTTAATTTGGACCACTCGGCCGCCTGGCTGTCATCGTCATCCGCCAAAGCGATGCCCTCGTCGATCGCACCGCCACTGATGTCCGTGGCCAGGCTGTCGCTGCTCATCTCCATGGGATTGGACCGCTTGCTGCGCTCCTTTTTGCCGGAcgactttttcttcttctccgATTTCTCCGACTTCTCTGATTTCTCCGACTTTTCCCGCTTCTTTTTCTTGCTCTTGGCGGAGGACGTTGTGGTTGTAACTGCCGGAGGGGCTGCTCCTTCGGCTACGGAGACGCTGGCACCCTCATCCTGCACGCTGCTCTCGTCCGTGGGCGTGGGACTGTTGCTGCCCAGCGAATTGGTCACCGATTCGCTTAGAGGCAGGCTCAAAGTGCTCCTGCTGGGGGGCAGCACAGGTGCCTCTTCCTCCGGCGCTGCTGCTGGTTGCGTTTCACCCCTGAGATTGGAGAGGGCGCTCTTGGAGTCGCCGCGATAGAGGGCGGCCAGGATCTCCTGGACATTGGGCACATTGGGGCGGCGGGTGCCGGAGAAGCGCGGATGATGCTGGTGGCCACGACGCTTCAGCGAGGCGGGAACCAGGCTGCTGTGGCTGCCAGTGCCACTGGTGCTGGAGTCGTCGTGGTGCTCCATGTCCGATTCGTCGCTCCAGAAATCGCTGGCCGGGGAGGAACTGCAACTGTTGCTCCTGCTGCGCCGGAGGCTATCGAACCTTTCGTACAGCTGTGCTAGATACAATTCCGCCTCCTCATCGCAGTAGTAGAGCAGATCGTCGAGGAGGTTCAGCTGCTCCTCGATGGAACACCAGCGGGATGAAAGGCCAGAAGATTGCGAGTCCGCACGGGTTTTCCTCCTGGTCTTTctcggctgctgctgttttgactttttatcTCCCTTTAACAACTGTTTCGACCGCTGTTTCGGTTTGGCAACTGTTTTGCCAGACGGCTGCACTTGTGTTTTCTCTGAAAAGTTAGAATTGGTTTCTTCGATTGGCTGGCTAACCACTCTTTCctgttttggtatttttgcGTATTACAAACTCTGCCCTGAATATTTACAAATCCGATTAAATTCGGTTAATTTGTGGCCAAAATTGCTACGTGAATTTTTTTCTACTGAAACAGCTGTTGCTGGCTGGGCAGTGTGACCAGTCTGGAATATGCCAAAAATACCAATTCAGCTGGAGGGGCTGGCAGAATCGATCCGCGTTGCCAACTACTCGCGATCTAGCGCGTTTAGTGGGcaatttaaaagtgattttaaaaaaattataaaatattttacgctTTTGCTGCGGCTGTTTGTCCTGACCGCCGCTGGTCAGTAAGTGGCGATGTGCTCGCTTTATTTGATGCGCCAACGATTGCCGGCGCGCCGCGTTGCCAACGAATTTGATTTTTGGCCCTTGCTTAACGGTAATGCTGTTGCCGGTTAACGGTGGcgctgtggttgttgttggcgcgacttttgttgttgcatttttttgcttttgtatCGGTTGTGGTTGTTGCTTGACTTTaactgatgttgttgttggttgcgGTTTGTTGTTGTATCTCACTTTTTGCCATTCATATGCATTATTAACTTTTGCAGTTCCTATGTTTAATGTTTTCTCGTACATATTAATTATGAGCAATGCCTATggttgttgcttttttttgttgtatctcTGTGATTTGGTGCGTGTTGTTTTAtagtttttggtttggtttgctgtttttgttgcgGCTTTCAAACAGCTGGGCTCATGGTACCGTTAGTTTCGCTATTTTTATTGATGATTTAATACAGATCTTTTGCGAATTTTCATCGGCGCGTGAAAATTGCCAAGAGAGAGCCGCAACactttttatgtaatttatacAAATCGCTAGAATTCCATTTAAATCGGATTTAAATGAAAGCAGTGATTTTTGGAACGATTTAATTAGACCGAAcgggatttaatttaatttataggaGTGTAATTTGGttggtaattattttaattaattaagttttccCTCGACGGATTTATGAGCGGGCGGCTGCTGCTGAGTTTTCTGCTGCTTTTTCCTCGGCCCCTCGTTGTGTTGTGTTTGTGTTGTACTTGAATTTTGGGGCCATGCGCTCACCGTTAGATGAGAATGGGGAAACTCTCGCTCTCACTAGCTTCCTCTCTCTGTGGGTCTTTGCGTGTGGCACGTGTGCGAGTGAGTCAGCAATATGGATCCATATAGGATCCAATATGGATCCCCACCCAcccaaagagagagagagagagggataGAGAAAGAGAGTGTTTCACCAAATACATTTCTTCAACTCTTCCGCAGATTTTCGTCTCCCAATAAGAGAGAATTTTCAGCATTTGATTCATTTAATTGcttatcttttgtttttttcttcattCATTTTCAAGTTATTAGTCAGAGGCATCCGTTGTCTTTGTCATATTTGTTTTAGAGTCAACATTGTTTGGCTGAtaagtattttatttgaagGCCCACTTCGAGCGATAAGTTTCCCAAGCATTTTACCTGCCGACACTTTTTGAATCGCTGCCAAATGTCCTTGAAATACTTTCCCAAAATGTCGGAATCAAAAGACGAATCGCAATTCGAATTCTTTTTGGAAGCACTGAGGCCCACAACGAAAAATGTTCTAGATTCGAAGCTAATTCAGAGAAATAGAGAGTACGTGTACGTGCTTTTTTTTGCgagaacgattttttttttgttttttggcaaGCCAAGAGAAAAATTTAGCTGCGTTATTTGATATCTTGCGTTGGCTATTTTCAACAGATTTAAAAATAGCGCCTCTCCGCCAGGCGTTGCCAACAGCAAAGAcaggaaaagagagagagcgaaagagagggagtGCTACTTGTCAATTGCTGACTGCTTTGTTTgaaattcaaaaaagaaatttatgatgttttttggaatttaaaaaaatgtttccccCAAACAATTTCTCCGATTTCAAGCTGCCATGAAATTGGCGTTAAATTGCCGCTGCCCCATTTTCAAGACAATCTCCCCCAAAAAAACCACCGGCTGTCACCGAGTCGCTTTTAAATCGCCTGTTATAAATTTATGTGTATTTCTTGCCTTgaatgcatttcaaaatattgagCAGAAGCACTCAAAATATACGTATTTTTCTTAGGAACTAAAATGGCTTATGGTAAATTTTGAGGGGAAATGGCTTAAGATTCTGGACATCTGAAAACTGACAAATGGCGGTCTACATTTTCAAATGATTTATGGAATGTTTTCCTTGTGTTTCAGACGCCTTGTTAAGTGACTTAACTAATTATCGCTTTTTGACAGAAAGTTTTTGTATCCATTTCAATATTtgtcaaactttattttaagctGTCAGACGAATAATAGTCAACCTCAGGATaccacaaattaaaaattattagaaaaaaatgtttcagttttttaaaaaaatgacgTCATAGATGCATGTGTGCGTCAAAAAACTTACTCATGaaatatgggaaaatattaaattgataaCATAACAATATTTgagaaattacaaaaaaaaaatataaaatttctttattgaAGTTTAATTATTGTCTTTAAAACATAATGgaattttgttaatttgaaactaatttttttattactttacaTGACTCAGgttgaattattaaaaatattccgatCTTGTTTCTAAACCTATCTTAAGATCTACTCTATAGAATATTTCGAAAAGTGAACTTACGTTCTGCAGAGCCTTGTTCTTCTCCTCCAGCTTGCCGGTGACCAGAGTCAGGGCCTCCTGGGTCTGATCCAGCTCGTTCTCAACGGTCTGGATCTTCTTCTGCAGCTGGCGAGCCTCCTCCTCGGCCTACGgattcaaataataaataaaatgttattacaaatcaaggcaCTACATGGGAATTGCATGTGCTAACAAGATTTATGGTGTTGTGTGAAAGCCGGCAATTATGCTTTTTGTtacaataaatgtttttcaattcGTAGTCGGTTACACATGAGGGAAATTGCAAAGAAATGGTATTAAATACGATTTATAACAAAGAAggtgtttaatatttttcattatttttagtttaatattttatttaatattttgtaatataaaattcattatatGAATTCGTTTTTGAAAGAATTTCAAGTTTTGGatgttttttatagttacAAATACAAAGTTAGAAATgcacctatattttttttctgtgcaccaGGGGATAGGGAAATGGGGTGGCTGACTTTGACTCACCTTCTCGGCGCGGGTGTTGGCATCGCGTGCCTCCTGCTCGCAGACGAGAGCGCGCTCCAGAGCTCCGTCCTTGTCGACTTTCATCGCTTGCATCTTCTTCTTGATGGCATCCATGactgttttgttttgctacTGTACTGCACTCGAAAGAAACTGCAATCGAAACGGAGATGGATATTGAAGATTGCGATCGAAATTGTTGTTAAGTGCAGCCAATAAGGCAATTAGCAAATTTATGCGATAACCATCAATcgcaatggaaatggaaaaacaaaacaaggtTTAAACGAAAGTGAAACTCTGTGGAagttcatttgcattttacaataatttcaggagttatattttaagtaatttaaggGAACCTATTaaacttaatattaaattctataaaaatgaGTCAAACCCGGCTTATCTTTATGCTATCAGTAGCAGATACATATCTTTCTCTACTTTTCAAGATACTCATCGAGTGATTTCGAATAATGGCTAGCCTTATTTGGACGAAAGGTGGCAAAGCCAATAAATTATTCGGACTGGCCAAAAACCAAGCCGCCCAAGGCCCCCTCTCCAAGTCAGACTCATTGTTCAAGCTCATCCAACTGATAAATtgagaatttaatatttcgcTGGCGTCTCCGCACGACTTTTATTGCTCGATTCTTTCTCGGGCGTTTGCTTTTTTCGAGAGTGTTTTCTCATCTCACAGTAAATCATTTAAACGAGAATACCTGACTAGGTAATGCACGTTTCTGTTTCGGATTCCTGTCTTCAATTTCGGCGGGGAGACTTCGAACCCAAAAAGTGTGCTTAGTTATGCTGATCACATCTGAGCGAAGCTGGgcaaagatttttaaatagagAGTTCAGTCACCAACGAAGAATTGTGTCAGTAGATTGGGGTAAATCTGGGTTATGAGATCGGTTCctaaattgattaaaatttgtaataggtttaaaaaattaaaaataaaatatttttgaagattTGTAcatttatcaacagtttttttatttttataatattatgcaTATAATTGAGAAACTATATATTTTGGTGagctttttcttaaaatttttattcttaTTGTGGAACTTTGGATTCGGAAGTTGccatcttttaattaaaaaccccACAATGAATCATATGCCCAGCTGCTGTGGACTATTTCTCCTTTTTCCCAATCGCTCCAGACTTCTGACTCAATGTTAACGCAGCTGGAGGGTTTGGCCCCTTCTCAGGACCAGCTTTAGCCCTAACCCTCTGCCCCTTTCCTCCTGGCCAACACAAAACCCACTTGAACAACATTTGTCATGGCTCGAACCGAATGCAACCGCCGGCTAATTGACTCGAGTTTCGCCTcgtgaaattttaattctttatTACGGCTCATCGCTGTCATTTGTTGTTCTCCCGCCTTAAacatgcatttatttttaaaaactctgTTTA
This portion of the Drosophila takahashii strain IR98-3 E-12201 chromosome 3R, DtakHiC1v2, whole genome shotgun sequence genome encodes:
- the LOC123003309 gene encoding LOW QUALITY PROTEIN: uncharacterized protein (The sequence of the model RefSeq protein was modified relative to this genomic sequence to represent the inferred CDS: substituted 1 base at 1 genomic stop codon), which codes for MIPFGGFGGAVEATVVVCASETTTATVFQCACVPTQRPPPPCAPHPPPTHSTNCFHYGKRKTQCRRFITLISKQRKRNVMTNRYVNRFFRNCQPPVARXIIPDFSTFLADDGVIVLIMQTMSACPFLAGRH